The Helianthus annuus cultivar XRQ/B chromosome 16, HanXRQr2.0-SUNRISE, whole genome shotgun sequence genome includes a window with the following:
- the LOC110919485 gene encoding uncharacterized protein LOC110919485: protein MAGSDEANSHPVEGNNNTRINIIGAELQAMINTTVAQAVDNMFKEPSNVQSKTHTKSISHSHTSKKDDSRYSSNQKSEPQRHVIINQALKYNKSCTYKYFVSCKPRDFTGEKGAIDCMKWLDEMETVIDISGCAKEDVVKFVSQSFKGDALTWWKALVQSPGKVPMYNLSWDKFVELVKDTYCLQHEVERVETDFLTLVMKDLDCRSYMTSRLAPEVKGNVQASKPATYRSAVDLSLSLTLDIVSSRSKKTTKEGKRKREDDQSHQSNKKKKGNSGSKKGQSGDKPRCKTCDKRHFGKCNQDPQAKPCGICKKKEHKTVECRNIKDVTCYGCNEKGHIKTNCPKNAKKPDVEKKTNARVFQMNAREVLNDENVITGTFLINDIYARVLFDSGAD from the exons ATGGCTGGCTCTGACGAAGCAAACAGTCATCCTgttgaaggaaacaataatactAGAATAAATATTATTGGTGCTGAATTACAAGCGATGATAAACACAACAGTTGCTCAAGCTGTGGATAATATGTTTAAGGAGCCGAGTAATGTTCAGTCCAAAACTCATACAAAGTCCATATCACACTCGCATACTTCGAAAAAGGATGATTCTCGATACTCATCCAATCAAAAGAGTGAACCTCAGAGACATGTTATCATTAATCAAGCTCTCAAGTACAACAAGAGTTGTACTTATAAATACTTCGTCTCTTGTAAACCAAGAGATTTCACGGGAGAAAAGGGAGCCATCGATTGTATGAagtggttggatgaaatggaAACTGTTATTGATATCAGTGGGTGTGCTAAGGAGGACGTCGTGAAGTTTGTATCTCAGTCCTTCAAGGGCGACGCCCTAACTTGGTGGAAAGCCTTGGTGCAATCCCCAGGAAAGGTTCCTATGTATAACCTTTCATGGGATAAATTTGTTGAACTTGTGAAGGACACTTATTGTCTGCAGCATGAAGTTGAGAGGGTGGAGACTGACTTCCTCACTCTGGTGATGAAAGATTTGGATTGCAGGTCTTATATGACCA GTCGTTTAGCCCCTGAGGTTAAAGGAAATGTCCAGGCTTCTAAGCCTGCTACATATAGATCGGCTGTCGATCTATCATTATCACTTACTCTCGATATTGTGAGTAGTAGGTCAAAGAAAACCACCAAGGAAGGGAAGAGGAAGAGGGAGGATGACCAGTCCCACCAATCGAATAAGAAGAAGAAAGGGAACTCTGGTTCCAAGAAAGGGCAGTCGGGTGACAAGCCCAGATGTAAAACTTGTGACAAAaggcactttggaaagtgcaatCAGGATCCACAAGCTAAACCTTGTGGAATTTGCAAGAAGAAAGAGCACAAGACTGTGGAGTGCCGAAACATCAAGGATgtaacctgctatggttgcaatgaaaaggggcacattaagactaaTTGCCCTAAAAATGCTAAGAAGCCTGATGTGGAAAAGAAAaccaatgcaagggtctttcagatgaacgcCAGGGAGGTGCTAAATGACGAGAACGttataacaggtaccttcctaaTTAATGATATTTATGCTagagttttatttgattcaggtgctgatTAG